A portion of the Thalassospira sp. TSL5-1 genome contains these proteins:
- a CDS encoding bluetail domain-containing putative surface protein yields the protein MTSNMNSVDASAQAVVGELVAAIDRDTNAAFLAGHFLPSIRVAHQDVDFDVFAGQQTREIEIPRGRKAFLEFIADWQKKYQANLKLGIVSTLILPLAACGGGGGGLGSAFGGGSGGRVVDGYISGATVSRVNGSGNTVTTDANGNFTGLTGSGAIQITGGTDISTGLAFNGKLTAPDGSTVVTPLTTLVQSLIDSGETETDALNAVKAAFNVTEDLKTVDPVATNNTELFKAGVQVANILTMGAKAITGASGGQSEADAIKSVADALAATLKGVNTTVTLDSSAINNVLQNAGVDTTLSGDTASIISASNTNIQNAATTDDIVKSQYIAQGEAANAIQEGAASGSLSQTAAEYDADAQAAKAQNVALSNGGVGSFTVSVTEQGALSFTNLPTSGNITLTLDAEGGGSVVYNGGTLTIPDTNTVTSLDLSGVGRPVIINDFGAVTTLTGASDARTTIVGSFQTLRDFIPTSDGDSAVTGLFTFRITGISDLDESTNSDFYTLVSDIKAAESTAQIAVVGAENIDFTITATNLAEFYSLAATGTGTISLTGATTGNLAASVAKLATGTGGTISAEVSSGDTLALSKTLLGRLSALDFNVDDGTINYSGATSSALTDDLAKIDTTGHSVVINVTGAMNESFSVTDDQLANLGHLTAQGTGTITITSLDNADDISAIQAKLTVATGSTISLVAAADENIAITKAQLDQIATLTVSGTGEIALSGATSADLENDFGQLSAGSEKISITGASGENFSLTKSFIDQLAHFTTTGSGNLNVTDLTAADLTTDLAKLTVDGTTSLTGAAGEDFVFDKTFLDNYAAFAATGDGTITYQGAVAADLQKLSVVDGTISVSGAENESFSLSEAQLTDYAAFEATGSGTVTLTGVTATGVSAAIGKVTVGSGIFAVHAASGENIVLSQAEFAQIDSISTTGSGNLTLNGYSASSLSDVITKTSVDGTLTVNGAAGTSFVITQNDLDDVDVLNATGTGDVTLSGVTGLRLAAALSAISVETGSFAITGASGESFTIAESDLAELASLEATGDGNIVLNGATASGLEADLAKLSVTETGELTVNGADGENLSVTKAQLDDLAAINVADGGTLTITGLTGADFAADLAKVSANGGLILSGAEGENFLISKTVLAGINQFTVTGSGGVTLTDVTAASLTNDVAKITVDTGKISIIAADGESLTLTQAEAASYGSVEVTGTGNITVTGVSGDVSAVLDNLTVASGSISISAAADQNLSITETDLGKLGGLAATGTGNITLSDASSANVASDLAKLSSETGTISITVSESDTSAVNLTYEDIAGKNVAINATGDVNVTVAESGDYDFSTLSGTTVKLVFDTTNGDLTIGELDLNGIDEIEVNGAGNVIIQAEDVDGLTINFSANGSGNVIVAIPEGTTIDQSGLSGDVEYQSSVTYNESGVALDGYLANATVMLVDGNGNQVGQQTWTTDENGHYSISNFQFTGILPEDVAVRITGGTDLTTGQSFDGELLVSAGQNATVATGLTAVMHHLVASDAAADSAAAQSDVIAGFGLDATALSGTNLLTTDPVATITSDSATAAEKANAASLQIAATEVLVVTSELAKALQPVLHNGGDESSLGEISQVIMRQIAAAIENGTEVDWTNGTVLTDLITATGNAIVGSENFDGSQTVGSNNIPLSTVFAEIAELVGNTISALDQLQPTSSELQNPTDIDALSLLISAIKIQSAAGSTLADLINDLFDGNGNFQDAAYDALVAYNDNFATNLEAALSDVAIGELIDGTIMGSSGADILDNGDAGGAFFGYGGNDTITGGTGNDTLMGGEGNDSLAGDSGNDVLLGEEGNDTLTGGAGVDTLMGGAGDDRFFIDGDGDTLIGGDGKDRFYLTSAADLANGLTLSGDGTSVGNTGQDRLIVQLADSGGAQAVDLTASNVQIAGIDRIDVGSDVAGLTITLDHALASTADNNQDDILGDIRVNSRVYVDNESEIGVTASAISNDIIVDGRGLEATDSLFFDGEVHVGQNDANTGLETYGGFSGNDTVYGGAGNDTLFGGAGNDRLYGEDGNDYLDGGDGDDRLYAGNGINTLIGGAGADRFYITNVTDAVGSVIDGNGGSSTEGAKVSNDRLILDLAEGGNVDFNNVTVSNIDRIDIAQDAAGLELVLDHDLASTADANGDGNTGDIRITSRVYVDNESQIGLTSSPITNGIFVDGTALEGTDSLQFDGDVHVGQNDADTGLETYGGFSGDDTILGGAGGDFIAAGDGDDRMNGNDGDDVLFGGNGSDRIHGGAGVDTLIGGAGTDRLYIDQASDLTDGSIIVGGDYDVDNDVLGTAEADTNDRLIFAQASAYDLSDSNLGNHNIQIAQIDRIEFRDNASGYELVLGDGVVSTADANGDGILGDIQIVSRASVVDGETETDVPMTAGVTVDARNLSASQSIHFQGEILIDDETSLAYGGFSGDDRIRGGLGNDTINGGAGDDRIYYNGGSDTLIGGTGRDRFYITTAALAAGLMIDGTLEAATNDRLLLSAAGSYDLSDQALSDGNVTITHIDRIELRDDAPGNVLKIGAGLASSADANMDGTVGDISVVSRVYDNNDVDVPFTNDVVIDGSELTSEQSLIVEGEVRNDPVDGDYGGFNGNDTMMGGAGNDTLEGGNGDDTLIGNGGDDYLTGGSGADVMSGGAGNDIFAMSLGGDAVTVEYPDYTPAQGDYFEVVIDGYAYGARADESETSIDSVLSDIASVINSDSGHNYHARVQDGVLQIAGVDANVTVDAKTYAQGDAYSQQPTSEDLFAFSFTDTTMPEPGDFLRLTVGDEVFQVQMSDGDTPGSLLFQLATQISARAEAAYTLDENADVVDAVALDTDGDSENLPDRLFLHIPQGETVDFDHSGTIRATSGSVFIETDAGDSFNVDVAADSGTAQTGTLTLSTDDADYVAGSFLSAVLTITASGGGTETTYVSTAVTAGNAAKSIQDFIDEIKAQDAASARADGDVNATFFDSITVNGGAIEFVGKEVGSSFSFDATFLGDLGPNSSYIDPAQGENDTFDAVIFDFEDFGNSVSSLTDHGTFVLAIDDFTLTQPVQENDTLSDIISRFADSLRSYGYTVGVEDDTNLFVASDEAINGHSIAAYQAGSESDNGVEDTASVASDSIASMTDVITDFVIGEDKFDLFALGGGHIVPTGVSVGDSVSVTTFDESMFSGLEIGNGAAMFVQATDSVEDRTYLVVDNGDGAVNMSEDLFINVTGITGDINTASVSDLFYSET from the coding sequence ATGACTTCAAATATGAACAGTGTTGATGCGTCTGCACAAGCAGTCGTGGGTGAGCTTGTCGCTGCAATTGATCGCGATACCAATGCAGCCTTTTTGGCAGGTCATTTTCTGCCCTCTATTCGTGTTGCACATCAGGATGTTGATTTTGATGTTTTTGCAGGGCAGCAAACACGTGAAATTGAAATTCCCCGGGGCCGTAAGGCGTTTTTGGAATTTATTGCCGACTGGCAAAAGAAATATCAGGCCAACCTTAAGCTGGGTATCGTTTCAACGCTGATTTTGCCGCTGGCTGCCTGTGGCGGCGGGGGAGGTGGTCTTGGTAGTGCTTTTGGCGGCGGGTCCGGTGGGCGCGTGGTCGACGGTTATATCTCCGGGGCAACCGTTTCGCGCGTGAATGGATCGGGCAATACCGTAACCACCGATGCCAATGGTAATTTCACCGGTTTGACGGGCTCAGGTGCGATCCAGATCACCGGTGGTACCGACATTAGCACCGGCCTTGCCTTTAACGGCAAACTGACGGCACCGGATGGTTCGACGGTGGTGACACCACTGACAACCCTGGTGCAAAGCCTGATTGATTCAGGTGAAACCGAAACCGATGCCCTTAATGCCGTCAAGGCGGCTTTTAATGTTACAGAAGATCTGAAAACGGTGGACCCGGTTGCGACCAACAATACCGAGCTGTTCAAGGCCGGGGTTCAGGTTGCCAACATTCTGACGATGGGGGCCAAGGCCATTACGGGCGCTTCCGGGGGGCAGTCGGAAGCTGATGCCATTAAATCTGTGGCTGATGCGCTGGCGGCGACATTAAAAGGGGTGAATACGACCGTAACCCTTGACAGTTCGGCGATTAACAACGTGCTGCAAAATGCCGGGGTGGATACCACGCTTTCGGGCGACACGGCCTCGATCATTTCGGCCAGTAACACCAATATTCAGAATGCCGCGACGACTGACGATATTGTCAAAAGCCAGTATATCGCCCAGGGCGAAGCGGCAAATGCTATTCAGGAAGGGGCGGCATCCGGCAGCCTGTCGCAAACGGCAGCCGAATATGATGCCGATGCCCAGGCGGCCAAGGCGCAGAATGTTGCGCTGAGCAATGGCGGGGTCGGGTCTTTTACGGTTTCGGTGACAGAACAGGGGGCACTGTCTTTTACCAACCTGCCGACATCGGGAAATATCACCCTGACACTGGACGCCGAGGGTGGCGGGTCCGTGGTTTATAACGGCGGCACGCTGACCATTCCTGATACAAATACTGTTACTTCGCTTGATCTTTCAGGTGTTGGTCGCCCTGTAATCATCAATGATTTTGGTGCCGTCACCACCCTGACCGGCGCAAGTGATGCGCGCACCACCATTGTCGGATCGTTCCAGACCCTGCGCGATTTCATCCCGACATCGGATGGGGACAGCGCGGTGACGGGCCTGTTTACATTCCGTATTACCGGCATTTCTGATCTCGATGAAAGTACCAACAGCGATTTTTACACGCTGGTCAGTGATATTAAAGCGGCAGAATCAACGGCGCAAATTGCCGTTGTCGGCGCCGAAAATATTGATTTCACGATTACGGCAACCAACCTTGCCGAATTTTACAGTCTGGCGGCAACGGGAACGGGCACGATTTCGCTGACCGGGGCGACGACAGGAAATCTGGCCGCATCGGTTGCAAAACTTGCCACAGGAACAGGCGGAACGATTTCGGCGGAAGTCTCAAGCGGCGATACACTTGCGCTTTCCAAAACGCTGTTGGGCCGTTTATCCGCGCTCGATTTCAATGTTGATGACGGCACCATTAATTATAGTGGTGCCACCAGTTCGGCGCTTACCGATGACCTTGCCAAGATTGATACGACGGGCCATAGCGTTGTGATCAATGTGACGGGGGCGATGAATGAAAGTTTCTCCGTTACCGATGACCAGCTTGCAAATCTGGGACATTTGACCGCCCAGGGTACCGGAACCATCACGATCACCAGCCTTGACAATGCCGATGATATTTCGGCCATTCAGGCCAAGCTGACAGTTGCAACGGGATCAACGATTTCGCTGGTGGCCGCCGCAGACGAGAACATTGCCATTACCAAAGCCCAGCTTGACCAGATCGCAACCCTGACGGTGAGTGGCACCGGCGAAATTGCCTTGAGCGGGGCGACCAGTGCGGACCTTGAAAATGATTTCGGGCAGCTTTCAGCCGGTAGCGAGAAAATTTCGATCACCGGGGCATCCGGCGAGAATTTCAGCCTTACAAAATCCTTTATCGACCAGCTTGCCCATTTCACCACCACGGGTTCGGGCAATCTGAACGTAACTGACTTGACGGCCGCCGATCTGACGACCGACCTTGCCAAGCTGACGGTTGATGGCACAACCTCGCTTACAGGTGCTGCGGGTGAAGATTTTGTCTTTGATAAAACCTTTCTTGATAACTATGCCGCCTTTGCCGCAACGGGTGATGGTACCATTACCTATCAGGGCGCTGTGGCGGCTGACCTGCAAAAGCTGAGTGTCGTTGACGGCACGATTTCCGTTTCCGGCGCGGAAAATGAAAGTTTCAGCCTGAGTGAAGCGCAATTGACCGATTATGCTGCGTTCGAGGCAACCGGCAGCGGCACTGTAACGCTCACAGGCGTAACCGCGACCGGCGTTTCGGCGGCGATTGGCAAGGTGACGGTTGGTAGCGGTATTTTTGCTGTGCACGCCGCCTCTGGCGAAAATATTGTTCTCTCGCAGGCTGAATTTGCCCAAATCGACAGCATCTCCACGACGGGTAGCGGCAATTTGACCCTGAATGGATATAGCGCATCCTCGTTAAGTGATGTGATTACCAAAACATCGGTTGATGGCACCCTGACCGTGAATGGGGCAGCCGGGACTAGTTTTGTCATTACGCAAAATGACCTGGATGATGTTGATGTCCTGAACGCCACTGGAACAGGCGATGTGACGCTTTCGGGTGTAACAGGGCTACGTCTTGCTGCTGCCCTGTCCGCCATTTCAGTCGAGACTGGCAGCTTTGCCATCACCGGGGCGTCGGGCGAGAGCTTTACGATTGCGGAATCTGATTTGGCCGAACTTGCCAGCCTTGAAGCAACGGGTGATGGCAATATCGTTCTGAACGGGGCGACGGCCAGCGGTCTTGAGGCGGATCTGGCGAAACTCTCCGTTACCGAGACTGGCGAATTGACGGTGAACGGGGCCGATGGTGAAAACCTGTCCGTCACCAAGGCGCAGTTGGATGATCTGGCAGCCATTAATGTTGCCGATGGCGGAACACTGACCATCACCGGGCTGACCGGGGCGGATTTTGCAGCTGACCTTGCCAAAGTTTCGGCAAATGGCGGGCTGATTCTGTCTGGTGCAGAGGGTGAAAACTTTTTGATTTCCAAGACGGTTTTGGCAGGCATCAACCAGTTTACCGTTACCGGTTCGGGCGGCGTGACATTAACCGATGTGACCGCAGCGTCCCTGACTAACGATGTCGCCAAAATCACCGTTGATACGGGCAAGATAAGCATTATTGCCGCCGATGGTGAAAGCCTGACCCTGACCCAGGCGGAAGCGGCCTCCTATGGGTCGGTTGAGGTTACGGGAACGGGTAATATCACCGTTACCGGGGTTTCGGGCGATGTCAGCGCCGTTCTGGATAATCTGACTGTTGCGAGTGGAAGCATCAGCATTTCTGCGGCGGCAGATCAAAATCTGTCGATCACGGAAACGGACCTGGGCAAGCTTGGCGGGCTTGCCGCTACCGGCACCGGCAATATTACCCTAAGCGATGCCAGCAGTGCGAATGTCGCCAGCGATTTGGCAAAACTTTCCTCTGAGACCGGTACTATTTCCATCACGGTTAGCGAGAGCGATACCTCCGCTGTCAATCTGACCTATGAGGATATTGCCGGGAAAAATGTGGCGATTAATGCAACCGGTGACGTCAATGTGACGGTTGCTGAAAGTGGTGATTATGATTTCAGCACGCTTTCGGGCACTACCGTAAAGCTGGTGTTTGATACCACAAATGGCGATCTTACAATCGGTGAGCTTGACCTGAATGGCATTGATGAAATCGAGGTGAACGGGGCCGGAAATGTCATCATTCAGGCCGAGGATGTGGATGGACTGACCATCAATTTCTCCGCCAATGGCAGCGGCAATGTTATCGTGGCGATCCCGGAAGGCACAACAATTGATCAGTCCGGGCTGAGCGGTGATGTCGAATATCAGTCCAGTGTGACCTACAATGAAAGCGGTGTTGCGCTTGATGGATATCTTGCCAATGCCACCGTCATGCTGGTGGATGGAAATGGCAATCAGGTAGGTCAGCAGACCTGGACGACCGATGAAAACGGTCATTACAGCATCAGCAATTTCCAGTTTACCGGCATTCTGCCCGAAGATGTCGCCGTGCGCATCACCGGCGGGACCGATCTTACGACCGGTCAGTCCTTTGACGGGGAGTTGCTGGTTTCTGCCGGGCAAAATGCCACCGTTGCCACCGGTCTAACCGCGGTTATGCACCATCTTGTTGCCAGCGATGCCGCTGCCGATAGTGCGGCCGCCCAAAGCGACGTGATTGCCGGTTTTGGCCTGGATGCAACGGCGCTTTCTGGAACCAACTTGTTAACGACAGATCCCGTCGCGACAATAACGTCGGACAGTGCCACGGCTGCCGAAAAGGCAAATGCCGCGTCCTTGCAAATTGCGGCAACCGAAGTTCTGGTCGTCACCAGCGAACTTGCCAAGGCGTTGCAGCCCGTGTTGCACAATGGCGGGGATGAGTCCAGCCTTGGCGAAATCTCGCAAGTAATCATGCGCCAGATTGCCGCCGCCATCGAAAATGGGACAGAAGTTGACTGGACCAATGGAACGGTTCTGACCGACCTGATTACCGCGACTGGCAATGCCATTGTTGGCAGCGAAAACTTTGATGGTAGCCAGACAGTTGGCAGTAATAACATTCCTTTAAGTACGGTGTTTGCCGAAATTGCCGAACTGGTGGGCAATACCATCAGTGCGCTTGACCAGTTGCAGCCAACATCATCAGAACTTCAAAACCCGACCGATATTGATGCCCTGTCCCTGCTGATTTCCGCGATTAAAATTCAGTCGGCAGCGGGTTCTACCCTGGCAGATCTGATCAATGATTTGTTTGACGGCAACGGCAACTTTCAGGATGCCGCCTATGATGCCCTTGTTGCCTATAACGACAATTTTGCCACCAACCTTGAAGCTGCACTGTCGGATGTTGCAATTGGTGAATTGATTGATGGCACCATTATGGGGTCGTCCGGTGCCGATATTCTCGATAACGGTGATGCAGGTGGTGCATTCTTTGGCTATGGCGGTAACGACACCATTACTGGCGGAACCGGCAATGATACGCTGATGGGCGGTGAAGGGAATGATTCGCTTGCCGGGGACAGCGGAAATGACGTTCTGCTGGGTGAAGAGGGCAATGACACCCTGACGGGTGGTGCCGGTGTTGATACCCTGATGGGGGGGGCGGGCGATGACCGCTTCTTTATTGATGGGGATGGCGATACCCTGATCGGCGGCGATGGGAAGGACCGCTTCTATCTGACCTCGGCGGCGGACCTTGCCAATGGCCTTACACTTTCTGGCGATGGCACATCGGTGGGCAATACCGGGCAGGACCGGCTGATTGTTCAGCTTGCCGATAGCGGGGGAGCGCAGGCGGTTGATCTGACAGCCAGCAATGTGCAAATTGCCGGTATCGACCGAATTGATGTTGGATCAGATGTCGCCGGGCTGACCATCACGCTGGATCATGCCCTGGCATCGACGGCGGATAATAACCAGGACGATATTCTTGGCGATATTCGCGTTAACAGTCGCGTATATGTGGATAACGAAAGTGAAATCGGCGTGACGGCATCGGCGATTTCCAATGACATTATTGTCGATGGCCGTGGGCTGGAAGCGACCGACAGCCTGTTTTTTGACGGCGAAGTTCATGTTGGACAGAACGACGCCAATACCGGCCTTGAAACCTATGGTGGCTTTAGCGGTAATGACACCGTTTATGGCGGCGCGGGTAACGATACCCTGTTTGGCGGGGCGGGCAATGACCGGCTGTATGGCGAGGACGGCAACGATTACCTCGATGGGGGCGATGGTGATGACCGGCTTTATGCAGGCAATGGGATTAATACCCTGATTGGCGGTGCCGGTGCCGACCGTTTCTATATCACCAACGTTACCGATGCTGTTGGCTCGGTAATTGACGGGAACGGTGGATCATCGACCGAAGGTGCCAAGGTTTCCAATGACAGGCTGATCCTTGATCTGGCCGAAGGAGGCAATGTCGATTTCAACAATGTCACGGTTAGTAATATTGACCGTATCGATATTGCGCAGGACGCTGCAGGGCTGGAACTTGTTCTGGACCATGATCTGGCAAGTACGGCGGATGCCAATGGTGATGGCAACACAGGTGACATTCGCATTACCAGCCGCGTTTATGTGGATAATGAAAGCCAGATCGGCCTGACATCATCGCCCATCACCAACGGCATTTTTGTCGATGGGACTGCGCTGGAAGGAACAGACTCTTTGCAGTTTGATGGCGACGTTCATGTTGGACAGAACGACGCAGATACAGGCCTTGAAACCTATGGTGGCTTTAGCGGTGATGATACGATCCTGGGCGGTGCCGGTGGAGATTTCATTGCCGCAGGCGATGGCGATGACCGCATGAACGGTAATGATGGCGATGATGTGCTGTTTGGCGGCAATGGATCGGACCGTATTCATGGCGGTGCCGGCGTGGATACCCTCATCGGCGGTGCTGGAACCGACCGGCTTTATATCGACCAGGCCAGTGACCTTACGGATGGCAGCATCATTGTTGGCGGCGATTACGACGTTGATAATGACGTGTTGGGCACGGCAGAGGCCGATACTAATGATCGTCTGATTTTCGCTCAGGCCTCAGCTTATGACCTGAGCGATAGCAACCTCGGAAATCACAATATCCAGATCGCCCAGATTGACCGCATTGAATTTCGCGATAATGCGTCCGGCTATGAACTGGTGTTGGGGGATGGCGTTGTTTCCACGGCAGATGCCAATGGCGATGGCATCCTGGGCGATATCCAGATCGTCTCGCGTGCCAGCGTTGTGGACGGGGAGACCGAAACCGATGTTCCCATGACCGCCGGTGTGACTGTGGATGCCCGCAATCTCTCGGCCAGTCAGTCCATTCATTTTCAGGGTGAAATTCTGATCGATGATGAAACCAGCCTGGCATATGGCGGTTTTTCCGGTGATGATCGCATTCGCGGGGGCTTGGGAAATGACACCATTAATGGCGGGGCTGGCGATGACCGGATTTATTATAACGGCGGTTCCGACACCCTGATTGGCGGCACCGGACGGGACCGGTTTTACATCACAACGGCGGCCCTTGCGGCGGGTTTGATGATTGATGGCACCCTGGAAGCCGCGACAAATGACCGTTTGCTGCTTTCCGCAGCGGGCAGTTACGACCTGAGCGATCAGGCGCTGAGTGATGGCAATGTGACCATCACCCATATTGACCGCATTGAATTGCGCGATGATGCACCGGGCAATGTGTTGAAAATCGGTGCCGGACTGGCATCGAGCGCAGATGCCAATATGGATGGTACAGTTGGCGATATTTCGGTGGTCAGTCGCGTCTATGATAATAATGATGTTGATGTCCCCTTCACCAATGATGTCGTTATCGACGGGTCGGAATTGACATCGGAACAAAGCCTGATTGTTGAAGGTGAAGTGCGCAATGACCCCGTGGATGGCGATTATGGCGGCTTTAACGGCAACGATACCATGATGGGCGGTGCCGGGAATGACACCCTCGAGGGTGGAAACGGCGACGATACCCTGATCGGCAATGGCGGCGATGATTACCTGACGGGAGGCAGCGGTGCCGATGTGATGTCTGGCGGGGCGGGCAACGATATATTTGCCATGAGCCTGGGCGGCGATGCCGTGACCGTTGAATATCCGGATTACACACCGGCTCAGGGTGATTACTTCGAGGTGGTGATTGACGGTTATGCCTATGGCGCGCGTGCCGATGAAAGTGAAACCTCAATCGACAGCGTTTTGTCCGACATTGCCAGCGTGATCAATAGTGACAGCGGGCATAATTATCATGCCCGGGTGCAGGACGGTGTTTTGCAAATTGCCGGTGTGGATGCCAATGTAACGGTTGATGCGAAAACCTATGCCCAGGGGGATGCCTATAGCCAGCAGCCGACCTCGGAAGATCTGTTTGCTTTCAGCTTTACCGATACCACCATGCCGGAACCGGGCGACTTCCTGCGCCTGACGGTGGGGGATGAGGTTTTTCAGGTTCAGATGAGCGACGGGGACACCCCGGGCAGCCTGCTGTTCCAGCTTGCCACTCAGATTTCTGCCAGGGCTGAAGCTGCCTATACATTGGATGAAAATGCTGATGTGGTGGATGCCGTTGCCCTTGATACGGATGGTGATAGCGAAAACCTGCCTGATCGTCTGTTCCTGCACATCCCGCAGGGGGAAACGGTTGATTTTGATCATTCCGGCACCATTCGCGCCACAAGCGGGTCGGTATTTATCGAAACCGATGCTGGCGACAGCTTTAATGTGGATGTTGCCGCTGATTCCGGCACGGCCCAAACCGGGACGCTGACCCTTTCAACTGATGATGCGGATTATGTTGCAGGCAGCTTCCTCTCGGCCGTGCTGACCATTACGGCAAGTGGTGGCGGAACCGAAACAACCTATGTTTCAACGGCCGTTACGGCGGGGAATGCGGCCAAAAGCATCCAGGACTTTATCGACGAAATCAAGGCGCAGGATGCCGCGAGCGCCCGCGCCGATGGGGATGTCAATGCAACCTTCTTTGACAGCATAACGGTAAATGGCGGTGCGATTGAATTTGTCGGCAAGGAAGTCGGGTCCAGTTTCAGTTTTGATGCCACCTTCCTGGGCGATCTGGGACCAAATTCGTCCTATATCGACCCGGCACAGGGCGAGAATGATACCTTTGACGCTGTGATCTTTGATTTCGAGGATTTTGGTAATTCCGTTTCGTCCCTGACCGATCACGGTACCTTCGTGCTGGCGATTGACGACTTCACCCTGACCCAGCCGGTGCAGGAAAATGATACCCTTTCGGACATCATTTCCCGCTTTGCCGACAGTTTGCGCAGTTATGGATACACCGTCGGGGTCGAGGATGACACCAACCTTTTTGTTGCGTCTGACGAGGCGATAAACGGCCATTCCATTGCCGCCTATCAGGCCGGTTCGGAATCCGACAATGGTGTTGAAGATACGGCAAGTGTGGCATCCGACAGTATTGCTTCCATGACCGATGTGATTACCGACTTTGTAATTGGCGAAGACAAGTTCGATTTGTTTGCCTTGGGCGGCGGGCACATCGTTCCGACCGGGGTCTCGGTGGGCGATTCAGTCTCTGTCACCACCTTTGACGAAAGCATGTTTTCAGGGCTTGAGATCGGTAACGGGGCGGCAATGTTTGTCCAGGCGACCGACAGTGTTGAAGACCGAACATATCTGGTTGTCGATAACGGAGATGGGGCCGTTAACATGTCCGAAGACCTGTTTATCAATGTGACGGGGATTACTGGCGACATCAACACTGCCAGCGTTTCAGATCTTTTCTATTCGGAAACATAA
- a CDS encoding LuxR C-terminal-related transcriptional regulator has translation MALQLNNDLLDLLNALDNALNVPDAWQAGLVFFRKYGGNQITYTHERQDGSIVFLTTLPDWWMTYYLDNDYADLDPFIDVGRTYFSPTRFDTKAVDLPVSLSASAAQMLQEFAETGSSSGFVIPTMTPSTLTISGFNIANTMNKHEFSLFYSDKENALALAAHAVHQRCQELDPQLSKTDVHLAPQKSGYYPLLSPRERECLLWLCKGLRNDAIADRMGISRVTVEMHLRNCRQKLNARTREQAVVTAIKRGFITP, from the coding sequence ATGGCTCTTCAACTGAATAACGATCTTTTGGATCTGTTAAATGCGCTGGACAATGCGCTGAATGTTCCAGACGCATGGCAGGCAGGACTGGTCTTTTTCAGGAAATATGGGGGTAATCAAATTACCTATACCCATGAAAGGCAGGATGGCAGCATCGTCTTTCTCACCACCCTGCCGGACTGGTGGATGACCTATTATCTTGACAATGATTATGCCGACCTGGACCCGTTCATTGACGTTGGACGCACTTATTTCTCGCCAACCCGGTTTGATACCAAAGCAGTTGATCTGCCAGTTTCCCTGTCAGCATCAGCGGCCCAAATGCTTCAGGAATTTGCCGAAACCGGCTCGAGTAGCGGATTTGTCATCCCGACCATGACACCTTCGACACTGACAATCAGTGGCTTCAACATTGCGAACACAATGAACAAGCACGAATTCTCCCTATTTTATAGCGACAAGGAAAATGCCCTGGCCCTTGCGGCCCATGCCGTGCATCAACGCTGCCAGGAACTGGATCCGCAACTTTCCAAAACCGATGTTCATCTGGCACCACAAAAAAGCGGCTATTACCCGCTTCTCAGTCCGCGGGAACGCGAATGTCTGCTGTGGCTGTGCAAGGGGTTGCGCAATGATGCCATTGCAGATCGGATGGGCATTAGCCGTGTTACCGTTGAAATGCACTTGCGCAACTGTCGCCAGAAACTGAATGCCCGCACCCGGGAACAGGCCGTTGTGACCGCCATCAAACGCGGTTTCATTACGCCTTAA
- a CDS encoding LuxR family transcriptional regulator: protein MSVNPHNDLFDLLNALNNSLNVSDAWQAGLVFFQKYGGTQISYARGRQDGSIAFLTTVPDWWINRYLENNYVSVDPFADISRAYFTPTRFDTRSGTFPISLSEPATRMLREYSDTGANAGFVIPTMTPSTLQVSGFNIANSMNPQEFSQFYRDRENVLVLAAHAVHQRCQALDPQLSQPEIHLASQKDIHYAPLSTRERECLLWLCKGLRNDAIADRMGISRVTVEMHLRNCRTKLNARTREQAVVTAIKQGFITP, encoded by the coding sequence ATGAGCGTGAACCCGCATAACGACCTTTTTGATCTGTTAAATGCCCTGAACAATTCGCTGAATGTTTCCGACGCATGGCAGGCAGGGCTTGTTTTTTTCCAAAAATATGGCGGCACCCAGATCAGCTATGCCCGTGGCAGACAGGATGGCAGTATCGCCTTTCTCACCACCGTTCCCGACTGGTGGATAAACCGGTATCTCGAGAATAACTATGTCAGCGTGGACCCATTCGCCGACATTAGCCGCGCTTATTTCACGCCAACCCGGTTTGACACCAGATCCGGCACTTTCCCGATTTCGCTGTCCGAACCAGCCACCCGGATGCTTCGGGAATATAGCGACACCGGGGCAAATGCCGGTTTTGTCATTCCCACAATGACACCCTCGACATTGCAGGTCAGCGGTTTCAATATTGCCAATTCAATGAACCCGCAGGAATTTTCGCAATTCTATCGCGACAGGGAAAATGTCCTTGTTCTTGCCGCCCATGCCGTGCATCAACGATGTCAGGCACTGGACCCGCAATTGTCCCAGCCAGAGATCCATCTGGCATCGCAAAAAGACATTCATTACGCTCCCCTTAGCACACGGGAACGCGAATGCCTGCTGTGGCTGTGCAAGGGATTGCGCAATGATGCCATTGCAGATCGCATGGGCATTAGCCGTGTTACCGTTGAAATGCACTTGCGCAACTGTCGTACAAAACTGAATGCCCGCACCCGGGAACAGGCGGTTGTGACGGCTATAAAACAGGGGTTCATTACCCCATGA